In Treponema sp. OMZ 798, the following proteins share a genomic window:
- a CDS encoding YbaK/EbsC family protein, producing MGLKEAREHLRQFSLEDRIIEFDTSSATVDLAAEAVGCAPEFIVKTLAFMVKEEPIIILLAGSARIDNAKFRKAFHCKTKMMNEEQLLSFIGHPAGGVCPFGLKTEVPVYIDESIRNLETVYPAAGTENTAVRMNVKELEKASRAAAWVNVSK from the coding sequence ATGGGATTAAAAGAAGCAAGAGAACATTTAAGGCAGTTTTCATTGGAAGACAGGATTATAGAATTCGATACCTCAAGTGCAACCGTAGACCTTGCAGCGGAAGCGGTAGGATGTGCACCCGAGTTTATCGTAAAAACCCTAGCCTTTATGGTAAAAGAAGAGCCTATAATCATCCTACTTGCAGGCTCGGCCCGCATAGATAATGCAAAATTCAGAAAGGCCTTTCATTGCAAAACAAAGATGATGAATGAAGAACAGCTTTTAAGTTTTATAGGCCATCCGGCAGGAGGCGTCTGTCCCTTCGGATTAAAGACCGAGGTTCCTGTCTATATTGATGAATCTATAAGAAATCTGGAAACGGTATATCCCGCAGCCGGTACCGAAAATACGGCTGTCCGTATGAATGTAAAAGAACTTGAGAAGGCTTCAAGGGCAGCGGCTTGGGTCAATGTGAGTAAGTAA
- a CDS encoding GntR family transcriptional regulator, whose protein sequence is MTNNKLTTIKISLKQDAYIKIYDLVTDNTIKPGDIINLSDLEKYLKISRAPIRDALIELCNENVFKSIPRYGYELIKLRQEDLVEMLNYRLVLECGFLEKNWKEVASCDHETLNYLLEHTRKLSNTNAVSEWQNNSIFHIGLFKLHNNSHALLSLEHTMKKMTRFFIQNYWEKWEEITKKTFSSHHENIIYAIKDKDKAKALKYLNEDIGGFKR, encoded by the coding sequence ATGACAAACAATAAATTGACAACAATAAAAATCTCCTTAAAGCAGGATGCTTACATAAAGATATATGACCTCGTAACCGATAATACAATCAAACCGGGAGATATAATCAATCTTTCAGATTTAGAAAAGTATTTAAAAATAAGCAGGGCACCGATTAGAGATGCACTAATAGAACTTTGCAATGAAAACGTTTTTAAGAGTATTCCGCGATACGGATATGAACTAATCAAGCTCCGACAAGAAGACCTTGTAGAAATGTTAAACTACCGCTTAGTTCTGGAGTGCGGTTTTTTGGAAAAAAACTGGAAAGAAGTTGCGAGCTGCGATCATGAAACATTAAATTATCTATTGGAACATACTAGAAAATTGAGCAACACAAATGCTGTAAGTGAGTGGCAAAATAACTCGATATTTCATATAGGCTTATTCAAATTACATAATAATTCTCATGCCTTATTAAGTTTGGAGCATACAATGAAAAAAATGACACGTTTTTTTATTCAAAATTATTGGGAAAAATGGGAAGAAATAACAAAAAAGACTTTTAGCTCACACCATGAGAACATAATTTATGCCATAAAAGATAAGGATAAGGCAAAAGCTCTAAAATACTTAAATGAAGATATAGGCGGATTTAAAAGGTAA
- a CDS encoding branched-chain amino acid ABC transporter permease, with product MLLQQLINGLVIGSTYALVTIGFNMVYGVLELTNFAHSSFYMLAAYIGQFILLKFFMNISVPLALSITFLTSIIITAFLGALMDKVALEPIRVKRGAPISSLISTVGVQTIINNSVLLIFGTVPLYFPDLLKLGKFTIAGGTVVQWIQVIILVVTLVIMLLLTFIVTRTRLGKSMRAISQNQTAARLMGININRVITITFFIGTTVAGISGLMVAMYYQRVDTLMGASVGLKSFAAAVLGGMGSLPGAAVGGLLIGLVETLFAAYVSSGYRDIVAFVILILVLLIRPSGLMGKKNIDKA from the coding sequence ATGTTATTGCAGCAATTAATTAATGGTTTAGTTATAGGAAGTACATATGCATTGGTAACCATAGGTTTTAACATGGTATATGGTGTGTTGGAGCTAACTAATTTTGCCCATAGCTCTTTTTATATGCTTGCAGCATATATAGGTCAATTCATTCTGCTAAAATTTTTTATGAATATATCGGTTCCTCTCGCTCTAAGCATAACCTTTTTAACTTCAATAATTATTACAGCTTTTTTGGGGGCCTTGATGGATAAGGTTGCTTTGGAACCTATAAGAGTAAAACGGGGAGCTCCTATTTCGTCTCTGATAAGCACTGTTGGTGTTCAGACAATAATTAATAACTCGGTGCTTTTAATTTTTGGCACTGTTCCCTTATATTTTCCGGATTTATTAAAGTTGGGTAAATTTACGATTGCCGGAGGAACAGTAGTACAATGGATACAGGTTATTATACTTGTTGTTACTTTAGTCATAATGCTTTTATTAACTTTTATTGTTACTAGAACGCGTTTGGGAAAATCAATGAGGGCTATTTCACAAAATCAAACAGCTGCAAGACTTATGGGAATAAATATAAATAGAGTTATAACTATTACATTTTTTATAGGAACAACAGTTGCAGGTATTTCGGGCTTGATGGTTGCAATGTATTATCAGCGAGTTGATACCTTAATGGGTGCCTCTGTCGGCTTAAAATCATTTGCGGCAGCAGTACTTGGTGGTATGGGATCTCTTCCGGGAGCCGCTGTAGGAGGGCTCCTTATAGGATTAGTAGAAACTCTTTTTGCCGCTTATGTAAGTTCCGGATATAGGGATATTGTTGCTTTTGTAATATTGATATTGGTTCTTCTTATTCGGCCCTCAGGCCTAATGGGCAAAAAAAATATAGATAAGGCATAG
- a CDS encoding branched-chain amino acid ABC transporter permease → MKKKSIIVDKIIQEIAKNQIIVLIILGAAAIFFPIFIDNNYYLGIAIMFFIYSILTLSLNLITGYVGFTLLGQAAFFGLGAYVAAILGTRFQIDFIVGCVAASLFAAIFGAMLALPTLRIRGRYFAIVTLGFSEIMRMIELNWMDLTRGPQGISRIPGIVIFGKDFDSYRFKYYVGLVLLICALYIINSILKSKHGRAIRAIKDDDLAAGAMGVNVYKYTVIIFSISAGIAGMAGAYYAHYMSFIDPNAFNFEQSILILSMAIFGGLGSLPGSILGALALTILPEALRFLSDYRQIIYGFILVLIVIFKPSGIMGKVNFERIRSIANMEKEDLNVESNS, encoded by the coding sequence ATGAAAAAAAAGTCGATTATCGTAGATAAAATAATTCAAGAAATAGCAAAAAATCAGATAATTGTTTTAATTATTCTGGGTGCAGCGGCAATATTTTTTCCGATTTTTATCGACAATAATTACTATCTTGGAATAGCAATAATGTTCTTTATATATTCAATATTGACCTTATCCCTTAATTTGATTACGGGGTATGTCGGATTTACACTTTTGGGACAAGCTGCATTTTTCGGTTTGGGAGCCTATGTTGCTGCAATACTGGGAACTCGTTTTCAAATTGATTTTATTGTCGGATGTGTAGCGGCTTCTTTATTTGCTGCTATTTTTGGGGCAATGCTGGCTCTGCCTACACTTCGTATAAGAGGCAGATATTTTGCGATTGTAACTTTAGGCTTTTCAGAAATTATGAGGATGATAGAGCTTAACTGGATGGATTTGACCAGAGGACCCCAAGGAATTTCCAGGATCCCAGGTATAGTAATTTTTGGTAAGGATTTCGACTCATATAGATTTAAGTACTATGTAGGACTTGTGCTTTTAATATGTGCTCTTTATATAATTAATTCAATTTTAAAATCAAAGCATGGCCGTGCTATACGTGCAATAAAAGATGACGATTTGGCTGCCGGAGCTATGGGAGTTAATGTGTACAAGTATACTGTCATTATATTTTCGATTTCGGCCGGTATTGCAGGAATGGCCGGAGCCTACTACGCTCATTATATGAGCTTTATTGATCCTAATGCTTTTAATTTTGAACAATCAATTTTAATTTTGTCTATGGCAATATTCGGCGGATTGGGAAGTTTGCCCGGAAGCATTTTAGGAGCCTTGGCTTTGACTATTTTACCTGAAGCTCTCAGATTTTTATCTGATTATCGTCAAATTATATATGGCTTTATATTGGTTTTGATAGTTATATTTAAGCCTTCAGGTATTATGGGAAAAGTGAATTTTGAAAGAATACGGTCCATAGCAAATATGGAAAAGGAGGACTTAAATGTCGAGTCCAATTCTTAA
- a CDS encoding ABC transporter ATP-binding protein, whose amino-acid sequence MSSPILKIIDVTKRFGGITAVDNINMSIYLGKIQGIIGPNGAGKTTLFNLISGIYKPSSGSIYFCDDNITALKPHKINEKGVVRTFQNIRLFKNMTILDNVMVGYHNRESEGVFDALFKNKRHKLEEKKNKDEAFRLLDRVGLLHLRYEMPDSLPYGLQRKLEIARALASDPKVLMLDEPAAGMNEQETIELTEFIRSLKSEDMAIMLIEHDMKLVMNLSDSVYVINHGLKIAEGSPEEIVKDKAVINAYLGEEDV is encoded by the coding sequence ATGTCGAGTCCAATTCTTAAAATAATTGATGTAACTAAGCGCTTTGGAGGTATTACGGCTGTAGATAATATAAACATGTCGATATATCTTGGGAAAATTCAAGGAATTATAGGACCTAATGGAGCCGGAAAAACTACTCTTTTCAATTTAATATCAGGTATATATAAACCCTCATCCGGAAGTATTTACTTTTGTGATGATAATATAACTGCCTTGAAGCCTCATAAAATAAATGAAAAGGGAGTTGTGCGTACATTTCAAAATATACGTTTATTTAAAAATATGACAATCTTGGACAATGTAATGGTAGGGTATCACAATAGAGAAAGTGAGGGTGTATTTGATGCCTTATTTAAAAATAAAAGACATAAACTTGAAGAGAAAAAAAATAAAGATGAGGCTTTTAGACTTTTAGACCGTGTCGGGCTGCTTCATCTTAGGTATGAAATGCCTGATTCATTGCCTTATGGGTTGCAGCGTAAGTTAGAGATTGCTCGGGCTTTGGCTTCTGATCCTAAGGTGCTTATGTTGGATGAACCTGCTGCAGGTATGAATGAACAAGAAACAATCGAGTTGACTGAATTTATACGAAGTTTAAAATCTGAAGATATGGCTATCATGCTCATAGAGCATGATATGAAGTTAGTTATGAATCTTAGTGACAGTGTTTATGTTATAAATCACGGGTTAAAAATAGCGGAAGGCTCTCCTGAAGAGATAGTTAAAGACAAAGCCGTTATCAACGCTTACCTTGGTGAGGAGGATGTTTAG
- a CDS encoding ABC transporter ATP-binding protein, with amino-acid sequence MLLEVKDLYVSYGEIKAIRGINFNINRGEIVTIIGSNGAGKSTTLNSLAGLIKPASGQVMFAGEDVTKLESYELVKKGISLSPEGRQIFPRMTVIENLELGGYFRTKNELEQGKEFVFELFPILKERSWQAGGTLSGGEQQMLAIGRALMASPKILILDEPSLGLAPIIVKEIFKMIRRIRDEGMTVLLVEQNAKMALSISDRGYVLETGKIRLEGKSKELLNNEEVHKLYLGGI; translated from the coding sequence GTGCTTTTAGAAGTTAAGGATTTGTATGTTAGCTACGGAGAAATAAAGGCAATACGCGGAATTAATTTTAATATTAATCGCGGTGAAATTGTAACGATCATAGGTTCAAATGGTGCCGGCAAAAGTACAACATTAAACAGTCTAGCAGGATTAATAAAACCTGCATCCGGGCAGGTTATGTTTGCCGGTGAAGATGTTACAAAATTAGAGTCTTATGAGCTGGTAAAAAAAGGGATATCTTTGTCTCCTGAAGGGAGACAAATATTTCCCAGAATGACGGTAATAGAAAATCTTGAGTTAGGAGGTTATTTTAGAACTAAAAATGAATTGGAACAAGGGAAAGAATTTGTTTTTGAACTTTTTCCGATTTTGAAAGAGAGAAGTTGGCAAGCCGGTGGAACCTTATCCGGAGGTGAGCAGCAAATGCTTGCAATTGGGAGAGCTTTGATGGCATCACCTAAGATATTGATTCTTGACGAGCCTTCACTAGGTCTTGCTCCTATAATTGTTAAAGAAATCTTTAAAATGATTAGGAGAATTAGAGATGAAGGAATGACGGTTTTATTAGTTGAACAAAATGCAAAAATGGCTCTATCTATTTCCGATAGAGGATATGTGCTTGAAACCGGAAAAATAAGATTGGAGGGTAAGAGCAAAGAACTATTAAACAATGAAGAAGTCCACAAATTATACTTAGGAGGAATATAG
- a CDS encoding L-2-amino-thiazoline-4-carboxylic acid hydrolase, which produces MAITNVKRKSSPALDGQRNICQRRAATISNMIKCAAERGLDKQFARDAIYKYGQDIAASMKESLNEKFTIDEFLEVFASQPHFDIYEMEVVKKTEDMFLIHFNYCPYVEEWLKQGYCDDELSELCDITMEGDKAIGDSFPGLKFTLGKTIAQGHCVCELLFEKIKEK; this is translated from the coding sequence GTGGCCATAACAAATGTAAAACGGAAAAGCAGCCCCGCTTTAGATGGGCAACGTAATATATGTCAAAGAAGAGCGGCTACTATCAGTAATATGATAAAGTGTGCAGCTGAGCGCGGACTTGATAAGCAATTTGCAAGAGATGCAATCTACAAGTACGGGCAAGACATTGCGGCAAGTATGAAAGAATCTCTAAATGAAAAATTTACTATTGATGAGTTCCTTGAAGTATTTGCTTCGCAGCCTCACTTTGATATTTATGAAATGGAAGTCGTAAAAAAAACGGAAGATATGTTCTTGATTCATTTTAACTATTGTCCCTATGTTGAAGAATGGCTAAAGCAGGGGTATTGTGATGATGAACTTTCTGAGTTATGCGACATAACAATGGAAGGCGACAAAGCTATCGGAGATTCTTTTCCTGGTTTGAAATTTACACTTGGAAAAACAATAGCTCAAGGTCACTGTGTATGTGAATTATTATTTGAAAAAATAAAGGAGAAATAA
- a CDS encoding ABC transporter substrate-binding protein: protein MKKIRNSILGLLSVVLILNSCTGKDETKTAEDKSKKPIYFAWYGPLTGDAKQYGDTEKIAVELALKDINDVEKGVLGGRKIVVDFYDDKNDAKEAVNIANKIVAEKKYIAVVGGFGSTPSMAAAPIYEKAKIINYSPTSSHADFSSLGKFMFRNTPTQEIETKQYADYVYTKLGIKTVAILNVNDDWGNNIAKIFTNQFIKLGGTITDRQTYIPNQTSDFTPMISKAKTTNPQAFFPVAYYQDSANIVRQAKNLDFNVQMILSSSTLKQELIDLAGDIVEGAFIMNAYSPDINTPEFIRVIGEYTKMTGKQGDAFVMQTYDVVKQIAAAINMANSDDPVVVRETLANMKGYNALSGPYNMNELGDAVRSLVPMFIKNGKFVRITD from the coding sequence ATGAAAAAAATAAGGAATTCTATTTTAGGTTTATTAAGTGTTGTATTGATACTAAATTCTTGTACAGGAAAAGATGAAACAAAGACGGCTGAAGATAAGTCAAAAAAGCCTATTTATTTTGCATGGTACGGACCTTTAACCGGAGATGCAAAACAATATGGTGATACCGAAAAGATTGCTGTAGAACTTGCTTTAAAAGATATCAATGATGTGGAAAAGGGTGTTCTAGGCGGAAGAAAAATTGTTGTCGATTTTTATGATGATAAAAATGACGCAAAAGAAGCGGTTAATATTGCAAATAAGATTGTTGCAGAAAAGAAATATATTGCCGTTGTAGGCGGCTTTGGTTCTACACCTTCAATGGCTGCAGCTCCAATATATGAAAAAGCAAAGATTATCAATTATTCACCGACTTCCTCACATGCCGACTTTTCCTCATTAGGTAAATTTATGTTTAGAAATACACCTACACAAGAAATTGAGACTAAACAGTATGCAGACTACGTTTATACAAAACTTGGGATTAAAACTGTTGCAATTCTTAATGTAAATGATGATTGGGGAAATAATATTGCAAAAATATTTACTAACCAGTTTATAAAACTTGGTGGAACAATAACCGATCGCCAAACTTATATACCTAACCAGACATCTGATTTTACTCCAATGATATCCAAAGCGAAAACTACAAATCCTCAAGCATTTTTTCCTGTTGCCTACTATCAAGACTCTGCAAATATAGTTCGTCAGGCAAAAAACTTGGATTTTAATGTTCAAATGATTCTTTCAAGTTCTACATTAAAACAAGAGCTTATTGATTTAGCAGGAGATATTGTTGAAGGTGCTTTTATTATGAATGCATATTCGCCCGATATAAACACTCCGGAATTTATCCGTGTAATTGGAGAATATACAAAGATGACAGGCAAACAAGGCGATGCTTTCGTAATGCAGACTTATGATGTTGTTAAGCAGATAGCTGCAGCTATAAATATGGCTAATAGCGATGACCCTGTGGTTGTAAGAGAAACATTAGCTAATATGAAAGGCTATAACGCATTGTCGGGACCGTATAATATGAACGAGTTGGGAGATGCTGTTAGATCACTTGTTCCTATGTTTATTAAAAATGGTAAATTCGTCAGGATTACCGATTAA
- a CDS encoding dihydroxyacetone kinase subunit DhaK, with amino-acid sequence MKKILNKPEDFVDEMIEGILHAYPNKITALNGDRRVIVNKTKKENKVGIVTAGGSGHLPVFLGYVGDGMLDGCAVGNVFASPSANKMYEMIKACNFGKGVLCLYGNYGGDKLNFEMAMSMAEMDGIEVKEIRVMDDIASSPLTAKDKRRGVAGMVFAYKIAGAAAQNGYDLEKLISVTERALDNMRTMGIALSPCIVPEVGKPTFSINEDEMEIGMGIHGEVGIEVSKIKTSAEVAKMIFDKIATELSFSGGDELAVMINGLGATPLEELFIIYRDLFNILDGLGVKVVSPHIGEFATSMEMAGLSITIMKLDDELKTLLLHDANTPFYTNANKK; translated from the coding sequence ATGAAAAAAATATTAAATAAACCTGAAGATTTTGTAGATGAGATGATTGAAGGAATTTTGCATGCTTATCCTAATAAGATAACTGCACTAAATGGAGACAGGCGAGTCATCGTAAACAAAACAAAAAAAGAAAACAAGGTCGGTATAGTTACTGCAGGCGGAAGCGGTCACTTACCTGTCTTTCTCGGGTATGTAGGAGATGGCATGCTGGATGGATGTGCTGTAGGAAATGTTTTTGCTTCTCCCTCCGCAAATAAAATGTATGAGATGATTAAAGCCTGTAACTTTGGTAAGGGAGTTTTATGCTTATACGGAAATTATGGAGGAGACAAGCTTAATTTTGAAATGGCTATGTCTATGGCCGAAATGGATGGTATAGAAGTAAAAGAAATAAGAGTAATGGATGATATTGCTTCTTCACCCCTTACGGCAAAGGATAAAAGGCGGGGTGTCGCCGGAATGGTGTTTGCTTATAAAATAGCCGGAGCCGCAGCACAAAACGGCTATGACCTTGAAAAACTTATTTCGGTTACCGAAAGAGCTCTTGATAACATGCGTACAATGGGAATAGCTTTATCTCCATGTATAGTACCTGAAGTAGGTAAGCCTACATTTTCGATCAATGAAGATGAGATGGAAATAGGAATGGGCATTCATGGGGAAGTAGGTATAGAAGTTTCAAAGATAAAAACTTCAGCCGAGGTTGCAAAAATGATTTTTGACAAAATTGCAACAGAGCTTTCTTTTTCGGGCGGTGATGAGCTTGCCGTAATGATTAACGGTCTCGGTGCTACCCCGCTTGAAGAGTTGTTTATTATCTATCGGGATTTATTTAATATTTTAGACGGATTGGGGGTAAAAGTAGTGAGCCCTCACATAGGAGAATTTGCAACTTCCATGGAGATGGCAGGGCTTTCAATTACGATTATGAAATTAGATGATGAATTAAAGACCTTGCTTCTCCATGATGCAAACACCCCCTTTTATACTAATGCCAATAAGAAGTAG
- a CDS encoding dihydroxyacetone kinase subunit L yields the protein MITKNIILNALSEIAKTMDDEKDYLIELDQQNGDGDLGLSMSAGFNAALNAFKDDSGEDLGMATLKAAFAFNEKAPSSLGTIISFGLMALGKSFKGKTELSEEDLAIGFSKFNEEVMNKGGAKPGEKTILDALVPTEKYIRENLGKISNVDLIKGAEQTAKEGSESTKSMKSVHGRAAYYAEKSIGVLDGGSYVGYLVFKALNKYLKDK from the coding sequence ATGATTACAAAAAATATAATTCTGAATGCATTATCTGAAATAGCAAAAACTATGGATGATGAAAAGGATTATTTAATTGAGCTTGACCAGCAAAATGGAGACGGAGATCTGGGCCTTTCTATGAGCGCCGGGTTTAATGCTGCACTTAATGCTTTTAAAGATGACTCCGGAGAAGATTTAGGTATGGCAACCCTTAAGGCTGCTTTTGCTTTTAATGAAAAAGCTCCTTCAAGTCTTGGAACTATAATATCCTTTGGATTGATGGCTTTAGGAAAAAGCTTTAAGGGCAAAACAGAATTAAGCGAAGAGGATCTTGCAATAGGTTTTTCAAAATTTAACGAAGAGGTTATGAATAAGGGGGGCGCTAAGCCTGGAGAAAAAACAATACTAGACGCCCTTGTTCCTACCGAAAAATACATTCGCGAAAATTTAGGAAAAATTTCAAATGTGGATCTTATAAAGGGTGCGGAACAGACTGCAAAAGAAGGTTCGGAATCAACAAAAAGTATGAAATCCGTTCATGGTAGAGCTGCTTATTATGCGGAAAAAAGTATTGGTGTGCTTGATGGAGGTTCCTATGTAGGATACTTAGTATTCAAAGCTTTAAATAAATACCTGAAGGATAAGTAG
- a CDS encoding uroporphyrinogen decarboxylase family protein — protein sequence MKEKRKLVLDTFDNKSVSRVPVGFWWHFADEYRQFRGLLDDGIIQATIDGTKKMYDDLKPDMVKIMSDGFFGHPSIMENDINSITDIKKIKSIGNSSPWYDKQIDMVNEILAHFDGEVAAFYNIFAPLNYIRLYTECYKKQPDLFVKLFFEDPDAMLNASLEIADDLIILADKLKSKTKLDGIYYSVQSVQSQDADLKFHQKYVLPSDKKVLDKINALWDNNILHICGYADYTNNLSFYKDYKAKVYNWAVNTEKLSLAEGKKFFGNACVLGGFDNNRGTLIDVGPDIEIENCVEKLIKEAGTTGVIIGADCTIAPEIGYKRLAQVRSFAEKHSK from the coding sequence ATGAAAGAAAAAAGAAAATTGGTTTTGGATACCTTTGATAATAAATCTGTTTCAAGGGTTCCGGTTGGGTTTTGGTGGCATTTTGCTGATGAGTATAGGCAGTTCCGAGGTTTGCTGGATGACGGAATTATTCAAGCAACAATTGACGGTACAAAAAAAATGTATGATGATTTAAAGCCGGACATGGTAAAAATAATGTCAGACGGTTTTTTCGGACATCCGTCAATAATGGAAAACGATATTAATAGTATTACCGACATTAAAAAGATAAAATCGATAGGAAATTCTTCACCATGGTACGATAAACAAATTGATATGGTTAATGAAATCTTAGCGCACTTTGACGGAGAAGTTGCTGCGTTTTACAATATTTTTGCTCCTCTCAACTATATCAGATTGTATACAGAATGTTATAAAAAACAGCCGGATTTGTTTGTTAAGCTTTTTTTTGAAGATCCGGATGCTATGTTGAATGCTTCCTTAGAAATTGCAGATGACTTGATTATTCTTGCAGATAAACTTAAAAGCAAAACAAAACTTGACGGAATTTATTACAGTGTTCAAAGTGTTCAGTCGCAAGATGCAGATCTAAAATTCCATCAGAAATATGTTTTGCCTTCTGACAAAAAAGTTCTTGATAAAATAAACGCTCTTTGGGACAATAACATTCTTCATATCTGCGGTTATGCTGATTATACAAATAATTTATCTTTCTATAAAGATTATAAAGCTAAGGTTTATAACTGGGCTGTAAATACGGAAAAACTTTCTTTGGCAGAAGGAAAAAAATTCTTTGGAAATGCCTGTGTTTTGGGCGGCTTTGATAATAACAGGGGTACCCTTATTGATGTAGGCCCGGATATCGAGATTGAAAACTGCGTTGAGAAATTGATAAAAGAAGCCGGTACTACAGGCGTTATTATCGGTGCAGATTGCACTATTGCTCCAGAAATAGGATATAAAAGACTTGCACAAGTAAGAAGCTTCGCTGAAAAGCATAGTAAATAA
- a CDS encoding iron ABC transporter permease, with product MLEERRRKMLIFLFISCVLLAISVLAAIYFGSTKIPVNEIIKIIFFNEASDFTIIIWDIRIPRIILALIVGANLAASGALLQAVIQNPLADPGIIGISSGAKLGLLLALLIFPQFVTAAPLFAFIGAMGAAVLVYLLAWKGGVKTVRLILAGVAVNAFFAGVSYLITILNSDKIQNIMLWLSGNLSGRSMYDVKLILPYSLIGLAAALAAIRPANLLLFGDEKAGSLGLNITRSRILISLTASFLAAISTSLVGVISFVGLVIPHIVRLITGPNYKYLLPLSILNGGIFLLIADTFARTIAAPIELPVGTLMALVGGPFFVYLLRRK from the coding sequence ATGCTGGAAGAACGCCGAAGAAAAATGCTCATCTTTCTCTTTATTTCCTGTGTTCTTCTGGCAATATCCGTTTTGGCCGCAATCTATTTCGGCAGCACAAAGATTCCCGTCAATGAAATAATAAAAATCATATTTTTTAATGAAGCTTCAGATTTTACAATAATTATTTGGGATATAAGAATTCCAAGAATTATTTTGGCCCTCATAGTCGGAGCCAACCTTGCAGCTTCGGGAGCTCTTCTCCAAGCGGTTATTCAAAATCCTTTGGCAGACCCCGGGATAATAGGCATTTCGAGCGGAGCAAAGTTAGGCCTCTTACTGGCCCTCTTGATTTTTCCGCAATTTGTTACGGCAGCCCCCCTCTTTGCATTTATAGGAGCAATGGGTGCGGCAGTCTTGGTTTACCTCTTGGCATGGAAGGGCGGAGTAAAAACCGTCCGACTTATTTTGGCAGGTGTTGCAGTCAACGCTTTTTTTGCGGGAGTAAGCTACCTTATCACAATCTTAAACAGCGACAAGATTCAAAACATAATGCTCTGGCTTAGCGGAAACCTTTCCGGGCGCAGTATGTATGACGTGAAGCTCATCTTGCCCTACTCCCTCATAGGCCTTGCCGCCGCCCTTGCAGCCATACGCCCCGCCAACCTCCTCTTATTCGGAGACGAAAAGGCAGGCAGTTTAGGTTTAAACATCACAAGGAGCCGAATTTTAATTTCGCTTACAGCCTCTTTTTTGGCGGCTATTTCCACCTCCCTTGTCGGGGTCATAAGCTTTGTAGGCCTTGTAATTCCCCACATTGTGCGGCTTATCACAGGCCCAAACTACAAATATCTTTTACCTCTTTCAATATTAAACGGAGGAATATTTTTGCTCATCGCCGACACCTTTGCCCGCACAATAGCGGCCCCGATAGAATTACCGGTCGGTACCCTGATGGCCCTGGTCGGCGGTCCTTTTTTTGTCTATCTTTTAAGGAGGAAGTAA